TGTTCGGGCTTTTCTCCCTTGAGGACGGGCATCGCCAGCAGGTCCTCGTAGGTCGATTCGTACTGGTCGAGCCGGCGGAACGTCTCCTCGAGAGCGTCCTCGCGGGACCGATGGGCGGTGTGGCCCTCCTGCCAGAGGAACTCCTTGGTCCGGAAGAACGGCTTCGTCTCGGTTGCCTCCCAGCGGACGACCCCACACCACTGGTTCACGCGAAGCGGGAGGTCGCGGTGGCTGCGGATCCACTGGCTCATGTACGGCGTGATGATCGACTCGCTGGTGGGCCGGACGGCGAGCCGCTCTTCGAGCTCATCGTGACCGCCGTGGGTGACCCACGCCACCTCGGGGTCGAACCCCTCGATGATGTCTTTCTCCCGCTGGAGATACGATTCGGGGATGAAAACGGGGAAGTAGGCGTTCCGGACGCCCGTCGACTTGAACTGCTCGTCGAGGTCGTCCCGGATCGCCTCCCACAGCGCGTAGCCGCGGGGCCGGGTGATGATGAAGCCGCTCATTCCCTCGGGGCCGTAGCTCGCGAGTTTTGCCTTCCGGACGACCTCGGCGTACCACTCGCCAGTCTCGTGTTCCTTGCTTTTAGTGATGCCGAGTTCCTGCTCGGTTGTCGGTTCGCTCATTACCGTATCCGTCTCGGTTGTGGAACTTAAACGGACCGAAGGGATGAGGGAAGCTCACATCCCGTGGGCGATCGACACTGACCGGACAGGTTCGGGACAGAACGGTCGTCGGTGACTGTTCTCGGCACCGTCACCGGCAACGAGGTCGACCGCTGGATCGCCGAACGGCTGGTTGCCGCCCGAGGTCGGGGGAGAGTTCGATGCCGGGAGCCGAAGCGCTCCCGGGTTCGAACCGGGACGGTTTAGTCGCTCGGACGGAGTCGTACCCCCATGAGTCGCGGACTCGGTGTGACCGTCGCCCTGCGGGAGTCGCTCCCCGAATGGACGGCGACCCTGTTCGCTGCGGTTTCGGTGCTGGGCGATCTCGCGGTCATCGTTCCGGTCCTCGGAGTGCTGTACCTGGTCGACGTCGGCGAGAGCCTGCGTGAGAGCCACAGTCACGACGGGGAAGAACCGCTCTGCTCCGACCGGACTGCGTTCCTTATCGCGACCGTCTTCGGCGGGCTCGCACTGATCGTCCTCTTGAAGGCGACGTTCGCGCTCCCCCGCCCCCCCACAGAGCTTCACGCCGTGGTTCCGAGCGAACACGGGTTCCCGAGCGGCCACACGATGGCGGCGACCGTCTTCTGGGGGGCACTGGCGCTGTGGACGACTGTCGGCCGACGTCGCCCGCGGTTCGCGACCGCGGCTACAGTCGTGGGACTCGTCGGCGTCTCCCGAATGGCACTGGGCGTTCACTACCTCGTCGACGTGTTCGCGTCGGTCGGGTTCGGGACGGCGTATCTCGCCGGGATGTGGTACCTCGCCCGCGGAATCCCGGTCCGGGCGTTCGTGATCGCCGCCGTGGTCGCGCTGCTATCGCTCGCCGTAACCGGCGGCGAAACCAGGGCACTGCTGGCGACTGCCGGAACGATCGGAGCGGCGGTCGGCTGGTGGACCGTCGAGCGAGCGCCGGTCGAGCGACGTCTGCGGGCCGCTTTTGCGGACTGATTCCCCCAGTCCCCCCAGTATCAATCGGACACCCGGAAGTCGACAAGCCGAGAGATGTATACTGGAGGAGGTTAATTCTCGGGATATGCCGAACTATCCGACCCACGCACAGTGGGGTCGTCGCGCGGCGGTCGCGGTCGCTCTGTTGGTGGGGGCTGGAATCTACACAGCGTTCGATCTCCCGATCCTGGCGGTCGTCGCCGCGGTCGGCGCGGGAGCGACGACGTTCGTCGGGTCGATCTACCCGGACGTCGATCACCACAACTCCGTCCCTCGCCGGAAGGCGACGCGGATCTTTCGAGGCTTCGCTGTATTCGGCGTTATCTCCCTGGGCGTATTACACTGGGAACGACTGGTCGAATTCGCCGCGACGATCCCGACCGAGGAACTGCTCTCGGAGGACGTAATCCCCACGGAAATAGTCGCAAGCGGCGGGATCGCGATGCTCGCGCTGGGGAGTGCGGCGCTCGTGGATCCGCTCATCGGGATAGTGACCCGACAACACCGCGACTGGACACACAGCGTTCCGATCAACTTCGCTTTGACAGCGCTTTTCGCTGCCGGGGTCTGGCTTCTGGTCCGGGAGTTCGAGCCGGCCTACCAGATCGCGGCTGTCGCCGTCGTCGGCGCGTTCTTCCTCGGCTGTCTCGTCCATCTGGGACTCGACGGGGAGGTCGGGTGACCGTCCACGACCGTCCACGACCGTCCACGACCGTCCACGACCGTCCACGATCGGCATCGTGCAGAAATGGATCGAATCGGCCGTATTCGGACGACATCCGGCGTCAGACGTTCGTCTGACGAATGGGAAAGGTAAATAGGCTCGGTACACAATCCGTTTGCAAGTATATGGACTCCATCGTCGAGGACGCGATTGACGAGGCCGAGGAACCGGGGGAGGATCCGCCCGAAGGGGAGTTCGGCGGCGAGGCGAACCGCGACGCCACGCCGACCGGGACGATGTCCGACGACGAACTCCGCGACGTCTTGCAGGATCTCCAGACGAACATCACCGTCGTGGGCTGTGGCGGCGCCGGCGGGAACACCGTAAATCGGATGTCCGAAGAGGGGATCCACGGGGCGAAGCTGGTCGCTGCCAACACCGACGTCCAGCACCTGGTGAACGTCGAATCCGACACCAAGATCCTGATGGGACAACAGAAGACGCAGGGTCGCGGGGCGGGATCGCTCCCGCAGGTCGGCGAGGAGGCGGCCCTCGAGTCCCAGGAAGAGATCTACGACGCCATCGAGGGCTCCGATATGGTGTTCGTCACCGCCGGACTGGGTGGCGGCACCGGCACGGGTTCCGCCCCCGTCGTCGCCAAGGCCGCCCGCGAGACCGGCGCGCTCACCATCTCGATCGTCACCACGCCGTTTACCGCCGAAGGGGAGGTCCGCCGGACGAACGCCGAGGCGGGGCTCGAGCGGCTCCGTGACGTCTCGGACACGGTGATCGTCGTGCCGAACGACCGCCTGCTCGACGCGGTCGGGAAACTCCCGGTCCGTCAGGCGTTCAAAGTGTCCGACGAGGTGTTGATGCGGTCCGTCAAGGGGATCACCGAACTGATCACGATGCCCGGCCTCGTCAACCTCGACTTCGCGGACGTCCGCACGGTGATGGAGAAGGGCGGCGTGGCGATGATCGGTCTCGGCGAATCCGACTCCGAATCGAAGGCGCAAGACTCGGTGAAGTCCGCGCTTCGCTCGCCGCTTCTGGACGTCGACATCTCCGGGGCGAACTCCGCGCTGGTGAACGTCACCGGCGGCTCCGACATGAGCATCGAGGAGGCCGAGGGCGTCGTCGAGGAGATCTACGACCGGATCGATCCGGACGCACGCATCATCTGGGGCACGTCGATCGACGAGGAACTCGACGGACAGATGCGGACGATGATCGTCGTCACCGGCGTCCAGTCGCCACAGATCTACGGGGGAACAGATGGCCAGCCCGCCGGCGAATCCATCCAGGGAACCGAAGACATCGACTACGTCGAGTGATCGATCGGCGGCTCCGATCGGCGATTGCCCCGACCGTCGGCCCATCAACAGATAGAAAACCTCCGAAGCCGTAGCCGCGTTTGATATGGACGTCCCGTACGACCTCAACAGCTACATTCGGGTGTTAAAACTCGCCAGCACCCCGACCTGGGGAGAGTTCATCCAGGTGTCGAAGATCGCGGGAGCCGGGATCCTTCTGGTCGGCTTCATCGGATTCCTCATCTTCGCGATCATGAGCCTCCTCCCAGGGGTGGGTGTCTGATGTCCCTGTTTGCCGTCAAGACGACGGCCAGCCAAGAGATGACCGTCGCCGACATGATCGCAAACAGGGAGGAAGAGGAGATCCACGCGGTGATAGCGCCGGACTCGCTGACGAGTTACGTGATGGTCGAGTCGGACAACACCGCGGTGATCGAGCGGATCATGGACGAAATTCCCCACGCACGCAGCATCATTCCCGGGGAGTCCTCGATGGCCGAGGTGGAGCATTTCCTCTCGCCGACGCCGGACGTCGAAGGCATCGCCGAGGGCGACATCGTCGAACTCATCGCGGGTCCGTTCAAAGGCGAGAAGGCGAGAGTCCAGCGGATCGACGAGGGTAAAGATCAGGTCACCGTCGAGCTGTACGAGGCGACGGTTCCGATCCCGGTGACCGTCCGTGGCGACCAGATTCGGGTGCTCGACTCCGACGAACGGTAGCGTTGGGTGCTCGACTCCGACGAACGGTAGCTCCGGGCGGCGCGGTCACGACGACTCGGTCGTGCGTTCGGTCGATCCCTCGGTCGAGGGCGCTCCCCCGCCACGGGCGTCGTCGAGGCGTTCGACCACCTGCTGGAGATCGGCTTCCGATTCGATCTGTTCTTTCACCTGTTCCCGCAACCGCACCGCCGTGGAGTCCGCGTCGTAGGCTCTCACGTACTCGGCTCGGGTGTGTTCCTCGAACGCGTGCCGGATCGCGAAGTACCCCTCGGGTACGATCGTCCCACAGACGTTACACTCGTGTCGTTGGTGCTCGGTCGTCTGATGGACGATCGCGTCCTCGACGGTATCGAACCCGGCGCCACAGCCGTCGATACCGCAGTTCCAGCGGACCATACCGACACGACGCCCCCGCACCGGTTAACCGTTTTCCCCCAGCTCGGCCGCCACGGCAGAACCCGAAGAGGAAACCGATTTGGGCGCGGATCCGAATCACCGTGTATGGCGGGGAACACGTCGACCGGCGATCCCGGGACGCGGGTCGACATGCACGTCAAGGTACTCGACGAGTCGGTCGCAAAGCGGGCGAAAGATCGCGGAATAGACGTCCTCGTGTACGCGCCACACTTCACGCGGCTGCCGGAAATCAAACGCCGGGCCGAACGGTTCAGCGACGAGGAACTGCTGGTGATCCCGGCACGGGAGGTGTTTACGGGCGACTGGCACTCGCGCCGTCACCTCCTGGCGGTTGGGCTCTCCCGTCCGGTCCCTGACTTCATCACGTTCGAGGGCGCAATGCAGGAGTTCGAGCGACAAAACGCCGTTGTGCTCGTCCCCCACCCCGAATTCGCGACGGTGAGCCTCACCGGTCCGGAGATTCACTCGAACCTCCGGCGGCTCCACGGCATCGAGATCTACAACGCGAAACTGTTTCCCCACCAGAACGGCAAGGCACGAACGGTCGCACGGGAGACGGGACTTTCCGGGTTCGGATCGTCGTACGCCCACCTCCGGAGAACCGTCGGCGAAGCGTGGACGCAGTTCGACGCGGAGATCCGCTCGGAAACGGACCTTCTGGAGGCACTCCGTGACGGGAGCCCCCGCCGAGTGTTGCGGCGCAACGGCGCGGGACACCGTCTCCGGGGCCTTGCAGAGTACGCACACCTGTTCTGGGAGAACACCTACGAGAAGTTCGACCGTGTGTTCCTCTCGGGGACCGAACCGACACACCCGACCCACGTCGCGTACGACGGCCGATTCGACGACGTGACGGTCCGGGGCGCCCACAGATTTAGCTAGTTCACGACCCGGGATCGACAGTGTTCCTCGACACGGAACTCGCCCGGGAATATCATGAAAAACGATAGCGTAAATAAACAGACAATATACAGCAGTACGACTTCGGATGGTTGGTGTGTACAGTAAAATAACATGCCTTGTATCTCACTGGAAGAGACCCAGACGGGCACCAATACGGCCGACCACGCCCGTTGTATCTTTCCCGACGGGGGTGAGTACAACTGCGAGGTCGTCTACGACGTCGGCGACGACCTCCCCGACGACCGGGAGTGGTGGCTGCTCAAGGTCACCTCCTGGATGGTCGAGTGGGGTCCGCCCCGGGACGTCGCATTCACCCGACAGCCGAGCGACCGGTGCGTGCGGATCGAGTTCAACTTCGATTCGCTGGATAACTGTCGCGAGTTTCGCACCCGCGAGGACCACGAACTGATCGTCGACGGCGATCTGATCGTGGACGCGCGAATCGAGAATCGGTGTGAAATCCCCGATCCGACTTAAAACAGGTTCGCCTGCTGGTAGACGTTGATCCCCTCGTTGGTTATCTCGTAGGGCTTCGTCTCCCGAGAGTGGTTTGCGTCCCTGATCTTCTGAATCTCGACGGCCATACGCGTCTCCTGGAAGTTCGAGGTCCGAACGTACCGGAGGACGAACACTGCGTCCGTCAGATACTCCACGATCCCGTATCGGGAGGTGTACGGGCTCTCTTCGCTCGCCTCGGAGGTGAGAAGTGTCGTCACCCCCACCTCCTTGAGCGAGCGAGTGAACTCGAATACCTGGGACCGCCGCTTCGACGGGTGGTCGTACATCATTTCCAGAAGCGACACCGAGTCCAGAACCAGCCTGTCGGCGCCGAAGTCCGCGACCAGCCGCGAGAGGTCCGAGCTGATGCTGGAGAGGCTGTTCGCCATCTCGATGGGATCCATCGAAACCACCGCCAGCCTGTCGTCCTCGACGTACTCCCGGAACGGCCAGCCCTTGTCTTCGGCGGTCGAGAGGATGGCCTCCCTGCTTTCCTCGAGTGTGAGGTAAATGGCTCGTTCCCCATCTTTGAATCCGTGTTCGAGGAACTGGAGAGCGAACGTCGTCTTGCCGGTGCCGGCGCTTCCGATCACCGAGATGAGAGATCGTTGTGGAATTCCGCCGAGGATCATGCTGTCGAGTCCGTCGATCCCGAGTTGGATCCGCTCGACGTCGGAATCCAGTTCCGCCTCCGTTAGGTCGGGTTCGAAGCCGCCGGGGGCGTCGCCGGACGCTGCGCCGCCGAAGGGATCGCCCGTCGATTCGCCCGGCTTGCCGAAGTCGGCGAAACCGAAGTCGTCGACGTCATCGGAACCGTGCATCGGTTCCGGTCCCGGCGTGACGCCGGGATCCATCTCGTCGCCGCCGGTGTCTTCGCCCCCGCCGGTGTCTTCGCCCCCGCCGGTGTCTTCGCCCTCGTCAGTGCTTTCGTTCCCGTCGGATCGACGCGCGTTCCGGCCGGACGATTCGCCTTCGGCTTCGAGTTCGCGAAGCGCCCGTTCGAACCAGTCGTCGTTGTCGGTCATGCTCTTCGGGATCCCGTCGCCGATGTCGGCTGTCCGAACAATCGAGTCCCCGCCTGATGAACTTTGCCCGTCGGAACGCACCCGTGGTGCTTTTGTCGAGGGGTGTCGAACCGCGTCGCATGGAGGTAGGCATCGTCGCACAGCGGGGAAACGCCCGGGCCGCCAGACTCGCGTCCGAGATCCGCGAGAAACTTCGGGAACTCGATGTCGCCGTTCGCATCGACGAGGCGACTGCAGACCGGCTCGGTGCCGTCGACGGGAACGAACCAGCCGTGCCGGAGGGACATCCGGTGGAGACGTTTCGCGAGTGTGATCTCGTCGTCTCGATCGGGGGGGACGGCACGTTCCTGTTTGCCGCCAGGGGCGCCGGCGGGACGCCCGTTCTCGGCGTCAACCTCGGCGAGGTCGGCTTTCTCAACGCAGTTTCCCCGTCAGAAGCAGTCGAGGTGATCGGCCGGGAGGTGACGGCGTACCGACAAGGGGAACTGGACGTGCGCGAGGTGCCCCGGGTGAAGGCACGAACGGACAACTGGATGTCGGGACCCGCCGTCAACGATATCGTAGTACAGGGATCCCGCCGGGGGCACGGAGGCGGGATCGACTACGACCTCCGGGTCGACGGATCGCTGTACTCCGGCGGCCACGCCGACGGGGTACTGGTGGCGACACAGACGGGATCGACCGCGTACAATCTGTCGGAGGGCGGTCCGCTCGTACATCCGTCGATCGGTGGGTTCGTCGTCAACGAGATGTGTGCGTCCGGCGGGATGCCCCCGCTGGTCGTCGACGGCGACGCCGAGGTGACCGTTCGCGTCACCGGCGCCGACCGCATCGTCGTCGTAAGCGACGGCCGGAACCCGGACGAGCTTACGGTTCCCGCCGAACTGACGATCGAACGGAGCGATCCCCCCGTCAGGCTGGCCGGCCCGACCTCTGACTTCTTTGAAGCGCTCGGAAAGCTCTCCTAATGACTCGACCAGACGGGAGAACGCTCCCCGTGGGACTGGCGTCGTTCGCCGGCGAAACGCGTCTCGGACACGCGGTTTTGGTTCTCGTCGGCGCGGCGGGGTTCCTGGCGGGATATCTCGGGAGTGCGGTGCTGTTCTTCGAGGGACTGG
The Halalkaliarchaeum desulfuricum DNA segment above includes these coding regions:
- a CDS encoding phosphatase PAP2 family protein, with the translated sequence MSRGLGVTVALRESLPEWTATLFAAVSVLGDLAVIVPVLGVLYLVDVGESLRESHSHDGEEPLCSDRTAFLIATVFGGLALIVLLKATFALPRPPTELHAVVPSEHGFPSGHTMAATVFWGALALWTTVGRRRPRFATAATVVGLVGVSRMALGVHYLVDVFASVGFGTAYLAGMWYLARGIPVRAFVIAAVVALLSLAVTGGETRALLATAGTIGAAVGWWTVERAPVERRLRAAFAD
- a CDS encoding metal-dependent hydrolase, giving the protein MPNYPTHAQWGRRAAVAVALLVGAGIYTAFDLPILAVVAAVGAGATTFVGSIYPDVDHHNSVPRRKATRIFRGFAVFGVISLGVLHWERLVEFAATIPTEELLSEDVIPTEIVASGGIAMLALGSAALVDPLIGIVTRQHRDWTHSVPINFALTALFAAGVWLLVREFEPAYQIAAVAVVGAFFLGCLVHLGLDGEVG
- the ftsZ gene encoding cell division protein FtsZ — its product is MDSIVEDAIDEAEEPGEDPPEGEFGGEANRDATPTGTMSDDELRDVLQDLQTNITVVGCGGAGGNTVNRMSEEGIHGAKLVAANTDVQHLVNVESDTKILMGQQKTQGRGAGSLPQVGEEAALESQEEIYDAIEGSDMVFVTAGLGGGTGTGSAPVVAKAARETGALTISIVTTPFTAEGEVRRTNAEAGLERLRDVSDTVIVVPNDRLLDAVGKLPVRQAFKVSDEVLMRSVKGITELITMPGLVNLDFADVRTVMEKGGVAMIGLGESDSESKAQDSVKSALRSPLLDVDISGANSALVNVTGGSDMSIEEAEGVVEEIYDRIDPDARIIWGTSIDEELDGQMRTMIVVTGVQSPQIYGGTDGQPAGESIQGTEDIDYVE
- a CDS encoding protein translocase SEC61 complex subunit gamma: MDVPYDLNSYIRVLKLASTPTWGEFIQVSKIAGAGILLVGFIGFLIFAIMSLLPGVGV
- a CDS encoding transcription elongation factor Spt5 gives rise to the protein MSLFAVKTTASQEMTVADMIANREEEEIHAVIAPDSLTSYVMVESDNTAVIERIMDEIPHARSIIPGESSMAEVEHFLSPTPDVEGIAEGDIVELIAGPFKGEKARVQRIDEGKDQVTVELYEATVPIPVTVRGDQIRVLDSDER
- a CDS encoding DUF7565 family protein; its protein translation is MVRWNCGIDGCGAGFDTVEDAIVHQTTEHQRHECNVCGTIVPEGYFAIRHAFEEHTRAEYVRAYDADSTAVRLREQVKEQIESEADLQQVVERLDDARGGGAPSTEGSTERTTESS
- a CDS encoding PHP-associated domain-containing protein, with the translated sequence MHVKVLDESVAKRAKDRGIDVLVYAPHFTRLPEIKRRAERFSDEELLVIPAREVFTGDWHSRRHLLAVGLSRPVPDFITFEGAMQEFERQNAVVLVPHPEFATVSLTGPEIHSNLRRLHGIEIYNAKLFPHQNGKARTVARETGLSGFGSSYAHLRRTVGEAWTQFDAEIRSETDLLEALRDGSPRRVLRRNGAGHRLRGLAEYAHLFWENTYEKFDRVFLSGTEPTHPTHVAYDGRFDDVTVRGAHRFS
- a CDS encoding KaiC domain-containing protein encodes the protein MTDNDDWFERALRELEAEGESSGRNARRSDGNESTDEGEDTGGGEDTGGGEDTGGDEMDPGVTPGPEPMHGSDDVDDFGFADFGKPGESTGDPFGGAASGDAPGGFEPDLTEAELDSDVERIQLGIDGLDSMILGGIPQRSLISVIGSAGTGKTTFALQFLEHGFKDGERAIYLTLEESREAILSTAEDKGWPFREYVEDDRLAVVSMDPIEMANSLSSISSDLSRLVADFGADRLVLDSVSLLEMMYDHPSKRRSQVFEFTRSLKEVGVTTLLTSEASEESPYTSRYGIVEYLTDAVFVLRYVRTSNFQETRMAVEIQKIRDANHSRETKPYEITNEGINVYQQANLF
- a CDS encoding NAD(+)/NADH kinase; protein product: MEVGIVAQRGNARAARLASEIREKLRELDVAVRIDEATADRLGAVDGNEPAVPEGHPVETFRECDLVVSIGGDGTFLFAARGAGGTPVLGVNLGEVGFLNAVSPSEAVEVIGREVTAYRQGELDVREVPRVKARTDNWMSGPAVNDIVVQGSRRGHGGGIDYDLRVDGSLYSGGHADGVLVATQTGSTAYNLSEGGPLVHPSIGGFVVNEMCASGGMPPLVVDGDAEVTVRVTGADRIVVVSDGRNPDELTVPAELTIERSDPPVRLAGPTSDFFEALGKLS